A section of the Lujinxingia vulgaris genome encodes:
- a CDS encoding manganese catalase family protein: protein MFTHVKDLQFDVRVERPDPRFASILLEQFGGANGELKAAMQYFVQAFGCRRPFPEKYDMLMDIATEELSHLEMVGALITMLLDGINGELKDAANAVEWMTVMGGGKAQKEQFIHEAIMDPQFLVLSGGGPRLTDSQGNPWSGTYVNANGDPTVDLRSNIAAESRAKIVYEYLMQFTDDSDVKETLGFLMTREVAHMNMFRAALSEIEENFPPGVLKGDPRFTHKYYNMSNGTEVRGSWNQGQGPWESGEEWEYIENPVQQVMETKGQKKGTMNGSAKDVKKVEKENKALSKMKSQEIKKSMPKKGQAWSEYSQEKSSAKSKKGGGPSPSSSRMK from the coding sequence ATGTTTACCCATGTCAAAGACCTGCAGTTCGATGTGCGCGTTGAGAGGCCCGACCCGCGTTTTGCGAGCATTCTGCTCGAGCAGTTCGGGGGGGCCAATGGCGAGTTGAAGGCGGCGATGCAGTATTTCGTGCAGGCGTTTGGCTGCCGTCGTCCTTTCCCGGAGAAGTACGACATGCTTATGGACATCGCGACCGAGGAGCTGAGCCACCTGGAGATGGTGGGTGCGTTGATCACGATGCTGCTCGACGGCATCAACGGGGAGCTCAAGGACGCGGCCAACGCCGTGGAGTGGATGACGGTGATGGGGGGCGGAAAGGCTCAGAAGGAGCAGTTCATTCATGAGGCGATCATGGATCCGCAGTTCCTGGTGCTGAGCGGCGGCGGGCCCAGGCTCACCGACAGCCAGGGCAATCCCTGGTCGGGCACCTACGTCAACGCCAACGGCGATCCCACCGTCGATCTGCGCTCGAATATCGCGGCGGAGTCGCGGGCGAAGATCGTCTACGAGTATTTGATGCAGTTCACCGACGACAGCGATGTGAAGGAGACGCTGGGGTTTTTGATGACCCGGGAGGTGGCACATATGAATATGTTCCGCGCGGCCTTGAGCGAGATCGAGGAGAATTTTCCGCCGGGTGTGCTCAAGGGCGATCCGCGCTTCACGCATAAGTACTACAACATGTCCAACGGCACGGAGGTGCGCGGCTCGTGGAACCAGGGCCAGGGTCCGTGGGAGAGCGGCGAGGAGTGGGAGTATATCGAGAACCCGGTGCAGCAGGTGATGGAGACCAAGGGTCAGAAGAAGGGCACGATGAACGGGTCGGCCAAGGATGTGAAGAAGGTCGAGAAGGAGAACAAAGCGTTGAGCAAGATGAAGAGCCAGGAGATCAAGAAGAGCATGCCCAAGAAGGGCCAGGCCTGGTCGGAGTATTCGCAGGAGAAGAGCAGCGCGAAGTCGAAGAAGGGGGGCGGTCCGAGCCCGTCGAGCAGTCGGATGAAGTGA
- a CDS encoding DUF4215 domain-containing protein: MRVSPSASLKSSCVALILAALAAFSACGDATVTSNQGTRDDGAACERDAQCASDFCHPTDGLCALPSCGDGVVHEGEDCDDADESETCNDDCSAAQCGDGILNASAGEACDDAGESAACNDDCSAAQCGDGIVNASAGETCDDAGESEACNDDCSAAQCGDGVLNASAGETCDDAGESAACNDDCSAAECGDGVLNTAAGEACDDGNDIDDDTCTNACALPTCGDSIVQSGEGCDDGNDIDDDACTNACALPTCGDAIVQDDEACDDGNDDNTDACLDTCVEATCGDGAVHEGVEQCDDAGPSEACNSNCTASQCGDGILNPAAGETCDDGNLHDTDACTNACQPAFCGDDIVHEDFEECDDGNLHDTDACSNACVLATCDDGILNQDESDLDCGGPCAPCAVGQQCNVDADCAAGIPCSDTGHCGLPSSCLDLLSWDSTLTSGEYLIDTGGDLPLEVYCDMTTDGGGYTFLKLNPGTVLYAADAEALCAAHGMQLHIPRSPAHLASTIALARNPNVGPDAHDDYARLFGIYPDFNGATCTAQPLNSSNASCGWSASDDGPFYISDRSDITEPNGDNTTTASMFYSWDANGDIDHYNDIVAPGYSTTRFMCQVGDKLP; the protein is encoded by the coding sequence ATGCGCGTGTCCCCGTCCGCCTCTCTCAAATCCTCCTGCGTCGCCCTCATCCTGGCGGCCCTCGCCGCCTTCAGCGCCTGCGGCGACGCCACAGTCACCTCCAACCAGGGCACCCGCGACGACGGCGCCGCCTGCGAGCGCGACGCCCAATGCGCAAGCGACTTCTGCCACCCCACCGACGGCCTCTGCGCCCTGCCCTCCTGCGGCGACGGCGTCGTGCACGAAGGTGAAGACTGCGACGACGCCGACGAATCCGAAACCTGCAACGACGATTGCTCCGCTGCCCAGTGTGGCGACGGCATCCTCAACGCAAGCGCCGGCGAAGCCTGCGACGACGCCGGCGAATCCGCAGCCTGCAACGACGACTGCTCCGCCGCCCAGTGTGGCGACGGCATCGTCAACGCAAGCGCCGGAGAAACCTGCGACGACGCCGGCGAATCCGAAGCCTGCAACGACGACTGCTCCGCAGCTCAATGCGGCGACGGCGTCCTCAACGCAAGCGCCGGTGAAACCTGCGACGACGCCGGCGAATCTGCGGCCTGCAACGACGACTGCTCCGCCGCCGAGTGCGGCGACGGCGTCCTCAACACCGCCGCCGGCGAAGCCTGCGACGACGGCAACGATATCGACGACGACACCTGCACCAACGCCTGCGCCCTTCCCACCTGCGGCGACAGCATCGTCCAGTCCGGCGAAGGCTGCGACGACGGCAACGACATCGACGACGACGCCTGCACCAACGCCTGCGCCCTGCCCACCTGCGGCGACGCCATCGTGCAAGACGACGAAGCCTGCGACGACGGCAACGACGACAACACCGACGCCTGCCTCGACACCTGCGTCGAAGCCACCTGCGGCGACGGCGCCGTGCACGAAGGCGTCGAGCAATGCGACGACGCCGGCCCCTCCGAAGCCTGCAACTCCAACTGCACCGCCTCCCAATGCGGCGATGGCATCCTCAACCCCGCCGCCGGCGAAACCTGCGACGACGGCAACCTCCACGACACCGACGCCTGCACAAACGCCTGCCAGCCCGCCTTCTGCGGCGACGACATCGTGCACGAGGACTTCGAAGAGTGCGACGACGGCAACCTCCACGACACCGACGCCTGCTCCAACGCCTGCGTGCTGGCCACCTGCGACGACGGCATCCTCAACCAGGACGAGTCCGACCTCGACTGCGGCGGCCCCTGCGCTCCCTGCGCCGTCGGCCAGCAATGCAACGTCGACGCCGACTGCGCAGCCGGCATCCCCTGCAGCGACACCGGCCACTGCGGCCTGCCCTCCAGCTGCCTCGACCTCCTCTCCTGGGACTCCACCCTCACCAGCGGCGAATACCTCATCGACACCGGTGGCGATCTCCCCCTCGAGGTCTACTGCGACATGACCACCGACGGCGGCGGCTACACCTTCCTCAAACTCAACCCCGGCACCGTGCTCTACGCCGCCGATGCCGAAGCCCTCTGCGCCGCACACGGCATGCAGCTGCACATTCCCCGCTCCCCCGCCCACCTCGCCAGCACCATCGCCCTGGCCCGCAACCCCAACGTCGGACCCGACGCCCACGACGACTACGCTCGCCTCTTCGGCATCTACCCCGACTTCAACGGCGCCACCTGCACCGCACAGCCCCTCAACTCCTCCAACGCCAGCTGCGGCTGGAGCGCCAGCGACGACGGCCCCTTCTACATCTCCGACCGCTCCGACATCACCGAACCCAACGGCGACAACACCACCACCGCCTCCATGTTCTACTCCTGGGACGCCAACGGTGACATCGACCACTACAATGACATCGTCGCTCCCGGTTACAGCACCACGCGATTCATGTGTCAGGTGGGCGATAAGCTGCCCTGA